The Clostridium sporogenes genome contains a region encoding:
- the ispG gene encoding flavodoxin-dependent (E)-4-hydroxy-3-methylbut-2-enyl-diphosphate synthase, translating to MIRKPTRKVKVGSIYVGGDSPISIQSMTNTDTRDVKSTLNQINKLDKIGCDIIRCAVPDMEASEALKIITKESKIPVVADIHFDYKLALESIKNGVDALRINPGNIGSMERVKMVAEAAREKSIPIRIGVNSGSLKKDILDKYARVCPEALVESALQHVSILEKCNFNDIVISIKSSNVMQMIESYRLISEKVNYPLHLGVTEAGTTFRGTIKSSVGIGTLLAEGIGDTIRVSITGDPLEEIKIGKEILRSLGYVNEGIEFVSCPTCGRTNIDLISIAQEVEKRLLNYNKNIKVAVMGCVVNGPGEAREADIGIAGGKGEGLIFKKGEIIKKVKEEDIIDELIKEIEKM from the coding sequence ATGATAAGAAAGCCAACTAGAAAAGTTAAAGTAGGAAGTATATATGTGGGAGGAGATTCTCCTATATCTATACAGTCTATGACCAATACAGATACTAGGGATGTTAAAAGTACACTAAATCAAATAAATAAGTTAGATAAAATAGGCTGCGATATAATAAGATGCGCAGTTCCAGATATGGAAGCTAGCGAAGCTTTAAAAATAATAACTAAGGAATCAAAAATTCCAGTGGTGGCAGATATACATTTTGACTATAAATTAGCTTTAGAATCTATAAAAAATGGAGTAGATGCCTTAAGAATAAATCCAGGGAATATAGGCTCCATGGAAAGAGTTAAGATGGTAGCAGAAGCCGCAAGGGAAAAGTCTATTCCTATAAGAATAGGAGTAAACTCAGGTTCATTAAAAAAAGATATATTAGATAAATATGCTAGAGTATGCCCAGAAGCATTAGTAGAAAGTGCTCTTCAGCATGTGAGCATATTAGAAAAATGTAATTTTAATGATATAGTAATATCTATAAAGTCTTCTAATGTTATGCAAATGATAGAAAGTTATAGATTAATATCAGAAAAAGTAAATTATCCTTTGCATTTAGGAGTTACAGAAGCAGGAACTACATTTAGAGGAACTATAAAATCTAGTGTAGGTATAGGTACCCTACTGGCAGAAGGGATAGGAGATACTATAAGAGTATCTATTACAGGAGATCCGCTAGAAGAAATTAAAATAGGAAAAGAAATATTGAGATCTCTAGGATACGTAAATGAAGGAATAGAATTTGTATCCTGCCCAACCTGTGGAAGAACGAATATAGACTTAATATCCATAGCCCAGGAAGTAGAAAAAAGACTTTTAAACTATAATAAAAATATTAAAGTAGCGGTAATGGGCTGTGTAGTTAACGGACCTGGAGAAGCAAGAGAGGCAGATATAGGTATAGCAGGAGGCAAAGGAGAAGGGCTTATATTTAAAAAGGGAGAGATTATAAAAAAAGTTAAAGAAGAAGATATAATAGATGAACTTATAAAAGAAATAGA
- the rseP gene encoding RIP metalloprotease RseP has product MYIIAAILAFGILVLVHEFGHFIMAKANGIKVEEFSIGMGPKLIGIKGKETEYLIKLLPIGGYVKMLGDEEKSTDERAFNNKSPLRKLSVVVAGPIMNLVLSVVLFAILASQRGYWAPIVEKVVPNGPAAVAGFMPGDKIVKVNDKKITTWDDFVAVIYSGNGTPLNIKFTRDNVEDSIKLTPIKDTKENRYMIGIYPTLIENLSFKESVKQGFTQTGSLVKQTVGFFKTLFQGKVSKNDVGGPLTIIKVSGKVAKEGVMSLMAFTAYISLQLAIFNIIPFPALDGGYIFLFLFEAITGKRVDENKVGFVNYIGFAILMGLMVLVTIKDILYPIKF; this is encoded by the coding sequence ATGTATATAATAGCGGCTATTTTAGCCTTTGGCATATTAGTTTTAGTCCATGAATTTGGTCATTTTATTATGGCTAAAGCAAATGGTATAAAAGTTGAGGAATTTTCTATAGGTATGGGCCCAAAACTTATAGGAATAAAGGGTAAAGAAACAGAATATTTAATAAAACTTTTACCAATAGGTGGCTATGTAAAAATGCTAGGAGACGAAGAAAAAAGTACAGATGAAAGAGCTTTTAATAACAAATCTCCTTTAAGAAAATTAAGTGTAGTGGTGGCAGGTCCTATTATGAATTTAGTATTAAGCGTAGTCTTATTTGCTATATTAGCGTCTCAAAGGGGATACTGGGCACCTATAGTAGAAAAAGTAGTGCCAAATGGTCCAGCAGCAGTGGCAGGATTTATGCCAGGAGATAAAATAGTAAAGGTTAATGATAAGAAAATAACTACTTGGGATGATTTTGTTGCAGTTATTTATTCAGGGAATGGAACGCCTTTAAATATAAAATTTACACGAGATAATGTAGAGGATAGTATTAAGTTGACACCGATTAAAGACACTAAAGAAAATAGATATATGATAGGTATATATCCTACACTAATAGAAAATTTAAGTTTTAAAGAATCTGTAAAACAGGGATTCACACAAACAGGATCCTTAGTAAAACAAACCGTTGGGTTTTTTAAAACTCTGTTCCAAGGGAAAGTTTCTAAAAATGATGTAGGAGGACCATTAACTATAATTAAAGTTTCAGGAAAAGTAGCTAAAGAAGGTGTGATGAGTTTAATGGCCTTTACAGCTTATATAAGCTTACAATTAGCTATATTTAATATTATACCTTTCCCAGCTTTGGATGGAGGATATATATTCTTATTTTTATTTGAAGCTATTACAGGAAAAAGAGTAGATGAAAATAAAGTAGGGTTTGTAAATTATATAGGTTTTGCTATATTAATGGGGCTTATGGTGTTAGTAACTATAAAAGATATATTATATCCTATAAAATTTTAA